The Gimibacter soli genome includes a region encoding these proteins:
- a CDS encoding ABC transporter permease, with protein sequence MSDLYLIFKNLTRRKLRLSLTLFAIFVAFLIFGVLSSFNKAFNSGIELSADDRMVVVNKINFTQPLPIAYVNKARAIEGVDVLTWCNWFGGYYQDPKNFIAAMACDAETLLDVYPEIVLPEDQKKAFMANRQGLIAGQAIAVKFGWKVGDRIPMNSNIFSQKTGGTAWDFDVEGIYTGSTEQFDTNSVYFHYKYFDESRSFGKDYAGWLILRTTDPALNDKVANTIDTMFANSFFETSTDSEKAFNKAFIAQIGNIAMIVTSVVGAAFFTILLIVGNTMVLAIRERTGEIAVMKTLGFPAARIFKLVLGESLLLSLIGGLLGIGAAWLIVGGMKAALAGILPTLVLTPDVALTALAIMVGLGFLTGIVPALSAHRLNIITAMSRQ encoded by the coding sequence ATGAGCGACCTTTACCTGATTTTCAAAAATCTGACGCGGCGCAAGCTGCGGCTCAGCCTCACCCTGTTTGCCATCTTTGTGGCCTTCCTGATTTTCGGCGTGCTGTCGAGCTTCAACAAGGCCTTCAATTCGGGGATCGAGCTTTCGGCCGATGACCGCATGGTGGTGGTGAACAAGATCAACTTCACCCAGCCCCTGCCCATCGCCTATGTGAACAAGGCCCGCGCCATCGAAGGCGTGGATGTCCTCACCTGGTGCAACTGGTTCGGCGGCTATTATCAGGACCCGAAGAATTTCATCGCGGCCATGGCCTGTGACGCCGAAACGCTTCTGGACGTTTATCCTGAAATCGTCCTGCCGGAAGACCAGAAGAAGGCCTTCATGGCAAACCGCCAGGGTCTGATCGCCGGTCAGGCAATCGCTGTCAAGTTCGGCTGGAAAGTGGGCGACCGCATCCCGATGAACTCCAACATCTTCTCCCAGAAAACCGGTGGTACGGCGTGGGATTTTGATGTGGAGGGCATCTATACGGGCTCGACCGAGCAGTTCGACACGAACTCGGTCTATTTCCACTATAAATATTTCGATGAAAGCCGCAGTTTCGGGAAGGATTATGCCGGCTGGCTGATCCTGCGCACCACCGATCCGGCGCTCAATGACAAGGTGGCGAACACGATCGACACCATGTTCGCCAACAGCTTCTTCGAAACCTCGACCGACAGCGAGAAAGCCTTCAACAAGGCCTTCATCGCGCAGATCGGCAATATCGCGATGATCGTCACCTCCGTCGTCGGTGCCGCCTTCTTCACGATCCTCCTGATCGTCGGCAACACGATGGTGCTGGCGATCCGCGAGCGTACCGGCGAAATCGCCGTGATGAAAACGCTCGGCTTCCCGGCTGCCCGCATCTTCAAGCTGGTGCTCGGGGAATCGCTTCTTCTGTCGCTCATCGGTGGGCTTCTGGGGATCGGCGCGGCATGGCTTATCGTGGGCGGCATGAAAGCGGCCCTCGCGGGCATCCTGCCGACACTGGTGCTGACGCCTGACGTGGCGCTGACGGCGCTGGCGATCATGGTGGGGCTTGGTTTCCTCACCGGGATCGTACCGGCCCTTTCGGCCCACCGCCTGAACATCATCACCGCCATGAGCCGGCAATAG
- a CDS encoding ABC transporter ATP-binding protein: MTDNLFELKKVSKSFVKAKETISIFEGLDMTIKSGDFIAIMGPSGSGKTTLLNLLGGVDQPTSGEIHFDGKRIDNLSENGLAAWRAANVGFIFQFYNLMPMLSAAKNVELPLLLTGLGRSRRKASVEAALKLVGLDDRAGHLPKEMSGGQQQRVAIARAIVSDPKLMLCDEPTGDLDRATADEILKMLQLLNREFGKTIVMVTHDPEAAKYAKKTLHLDKGQFVKEELMA; the protein is encoded by the coding sequence ATGACGGACAACCTTTTCGAACTGAAAAAGGTCAGCAAAAGCTTCGTGAAGGCAAAAGAGACGATTTCGATCTTCGAAGGGCTCGACATGACCATCAAGTCGGGCGACTTCATTGCCATCATGGGGCCGTCGGGCTCGGGCAAGACGACGCTGCTGAACCTTCTGGGCGGTGTTGACCAGCCAACGAGCGGCGAAATCCATTTCGATGGCAAGCGCATCGATAACCTCAGCGAAAACGGCCTTGCTGCGTGGCGCGCCGCCAATGTGGGCTTCATTTTCCAGTTCTATAACCTGATGCCGATGCTGAGCGCGGCCAAGAATGTGGAACTGCCGCTGCTGCTGACGGGCCTTGGCCGGTCGCGCCGCAAGGCAAGCGTTGAAGCAGCCCTCAAGCTTGTTGGCCTTGACGACCGCGCCGGCCACCTGCCGAAGGAAATGTCAGGCGGCCAGCAACAGCGTGTCGCCATCGCCCGTGCAATTGTTTCGGACCCGAAACTGATGCTCTGCGATGAGCCGACCGGTGACCTTGACCGCGCCACCGCCGACGAGATCCTGAAGATGCTGCAGCTTCTGAACCGCGAGTTCGGCAAGACCATCGTGATGGTCACGCACGACCCCGAAGCCGCCAAGTATGCCAAGAAAACCCTGCATCTCGACAAGGGTCAGTTCGTCAAAGAGGAACTGATGGCATGA
- a CDS encoding efflux RND transporter periplasmic adaptor subunit, with protein MNDQSDLLKSLRIDNDERGTAKAARGLGPKQQLLAAATITALAIAGTAAFMGTGSEEAPQATTPASSSTNGSNSAAATEPVAAPAAPSAEPARAVTPAGETVLSASGYITARRMATVAAEITGLLTDVLVEEGMTVEQGTVLAKLDSAIATVDVDRARAQLKAATSRIATVEVNLAEAERVLNRVSKLNIQDFSSEAALTRAKADVDSLKAELVTARADREVAAITVRAAEEQLDNHTVRAPFSGVVTDKNAQPGEMVSPISAGGGFTRTGICTIVDMGSLEIEVDVNEAYINRVSTGQKVTATLDAYPDWDIPAHVVAIIPTANRERATVRVRIGIDTEDARILPEMGVKVAFLKA; from the coding sequence GTGAACGACCAAAGCGATCTTTTGAAATCCCTCCGTATTGACAATGACGAGCGGGGCACGGCGAAAGCCGCGCGCGGGCTGGGGCCGAAGCAACAGCTTCTGGCAGCCGCCACCATCACCGCCCTTGCCATCGCAGGCACCGCAGCCTTCATGGGCACCGGCAGCGAGGAAGCACCGCAGGCCACAACGCCTGCCAGCAGCAGCACAAACGGTAGCAATAGCGCGGCGGCAACCGAGCCCGTCGCAGCGCCCGCTGCCCCGTCTGCCGAACCGGCACGGGCCGTGACGCCGGCCGGCGAAACCGTACTCAGCGCCTCGGGCTATATCACCGCGCGCCGCATGGCGACGGTGGCCGCTGAAATCACCGGACTCTTGACCGATGTCCTCGTCGAGGAAGGCATGACCGTCGAGCAAGGCACCGTGCTTGCCAAACTCGACAGCGCCATTGCGACCGTCGATGTGGACCGCGCCCGCGCGCAGCTCAAGGCCGCCACCTCGCGCATAGCCACCGTCGAAGTAAACCTCGCCGAAGCCGAGCGCGTGCTGAACCGCGTGTCGAAACTGAATATCCAGGATTTCTCGAGCGAGGCAGCGCTGACCCGCGCCAAGGCGGATGTGGACAGCCTGAAGGCCGAACTTGTCACCGCCCGCGCTGACCGCGAGGTGGCCGCCATCACCGTGCGCGCCGCCGAAGAACAGCTCGATAATCACACCGTCCGTGCGCCCTTCTCGGGCGTGGTGACGGACAAGAATGCCCAGCCGGGCGAGATGGTATCGCCCATCTCGGCTGGCGGCGGCTTCACCCGTACGGGCATCTGCACGATCGTCGACATGGGCTCGCTCGAGATCGAGGTCGATGTCAACGAGGCCTATATCAACCGTGTGAGCACCGGCCAGAAGGTCACCGCCACGCTCGACGCCTACCCGGACTGGGATATCCCGGCCCATGTGGTTGCCATCATCCCGACCGCCAATCGTGAACGGGCCACCGTTCGGGTGCGCATCGGGATCGATACCGAAGACGCCCGCATCCTTCCCGAAATGGGGGTAAAAGTGGCGTTCCTGAAAGCCTGA